From a region of the Myroides sp. JBRI-B21084 genome:
- the lpdA gene encoding dihydrolipoyl dehydrogenase, with product MKYDIIILGSGPGGYVTAIRASQLGFKVAVVEKENLGGICLNWGCIPTKALLKSAQVFDYLKHASDYGLTINGEVDKDFNAVIARSRGVAEGMSKGVQFLMKKNKIEVIDGFGKVKPGKKVDVTDKDGKVTEISAEHIIIATGARSRELPNLPQDGKKVIGYRQAMTLPTQPKKMIVVGSGAIGVEFAHFYNSMGTEVTIVEFMPNIVPVEDEDVSKQFERSLKKAGINIMTNSSVEKVDTTGEGVKATVKTAKGEEVLEADILLSAVGIKSNIENIGLEEVGIATDRDKILVNDFYQTNIPGYYAIGDVVPGQALAHVASAEGILCVEKLAGLHVEPLDYGNIPGCTYAIPEIASVGLTEKAAKEKGYEIKVGKFPFSASGKAKAAGTPDGFVKVIFDAKYGEWLGCHMIGAGVTDMIAEAVVARKLETTGHEILKAVHPHPTMSEAVMEAVAAAYDEVIHL from the coding sequence ATGAAATACGATATCATCATTTTAGGAAGCGGTCCAGGTGGATACGTAACTGCAATCAGAGCATCACAATTAGGTTTTAAAGTTGCAGTTGTAGAAAAAGAAAATTTAGGCGGAATTTGCTTAAACTGGGGATGTATTCCTACAAAAGCATTATTAAAATCGGCTCAGGTTTTTGATTATTTAAAACACGCTTCTGATTACGGTTTAACAATAAATGGCGAAGTTGATAAAGATTTCAATGCCGTTATTGCACGTTCTCGTGGTGTTGCTGAAGGAATGAGCAAAGGTGTTCAATTTTTAATGAAAAAAAATAAAATTGAAGTAATAGACGGTTTTGGTAAAGTAAAACCTGGCAAAAAAGTAGATGTAACCGATAAAGATGGTAAAGTAACAGAAATTTCGGCAGAACATATCATTATTGCAACAGGTGCACGCTCTCGTGAATTACCTAACTTACCACAAGACGGTAAGAAAGTAATTGGTTACCGCCAAGCAATGACTTTACCTACACAACCTAAAAAAATGATTGTAGTTGGTTCAGGTGCAATTGGTGTAGAATTTGCTCATTTTTACAATTCTATGGGTACCGAAGTTACTATTGTTGAATTTATGCCAAACATTGTACCTGTTGAAGATGAAGATGTGTCAAAACAATTTGAACGTTCATTGAAAAAAGCAGGTATCAACATTATGACTAATTCATCTGTTGAAAAAGTTGATACTACAGGTGAAGGTGTAAAAGCAACTGTAAAAACAGCAAAAGGCGAAGAAGTTTTAGAAGCAGATATCTTACTTTCTGCAGTTGGAATCAAATCAAACATTGAAAACATTGGTTTAGAAGAAGTTGGTATTGCAACAGACAGAGATAAAATTTTAGTAAACGATTTTTACCAAACAAACATACCGGGGTATTATGCGATTGGCGATGTAGTTCCAGGGCAAGCTTTGGCACACGTTGCATCGGCAGAAGGAATCTTATGTGTTGAAAAATTAGCTGGTTTACATGTTGAACCTTTAGATTACGGTAATATTCCAGGTTGTACGTATGCTATACCAGAAATTGCATCGGTTGGTTTAACAGAGAAAGCAGCTAAAGAAAAAGGATACGAAATTAAAGTAGGTAAATTTCCTTTCTCTGCATCAGGTAAAGCTAAAGCTGCAGGTACACCTGATGGTTTTGTAAAAGTAATTTTTGATGCTAAATACGGTGAGTGGTTAGGCTGCCATATGATTGGTGCTGGCGTTACTGATATGATTGCGGAAGCAGTTGTTGCCCGTAAATTAGAAACTACTGGTCATGAAATTTTAAAAGCAGTTCACCCACACCCTACTATGAGTGAAGCGGTTATGGAAGCTGTTGCTGCTGCTTATGACGAAGTAATTCACTTATAA
- a CDS encoding ABC transporter ATP-binding protein, protein MKQTKTSTLNKVMQYAQPYKNKMFWVVLTVITLSIFGALRPYMVKNVVDVYIAKNDLNGLNIYIALMTAVLILEVTSQFFFTYIASWLGQNIIKDIRTNLFKKMLNFKLSYFDNEPVGKLITRNVSDIENIASIFSQGLFMIVGDVLKMLVVLGIMLWMNWKLTLIVVVAMPVLVYATRIFQKHMKVAFEEVRLQVANLNTFVQERLTGMKIVQLFNREHIEYDNFKKINQKHNDAWQKNILYNSIFFPIADIVSSVTLGCVIIYGGFSIVQGDHLTTTGDLFGYTMMISMLFNPLRQIADKFNVMQMGIVAADRVFEILDRDDLIQTQGNQIAPAFKGAIQFKNVNFSYSNGKRVINNLSLNIKPGQTVAFVGASGAGKSTIANLLSRFYDIESGEILIDENNVNHFTLSSLRNQIAVVLQDVFLFSDSILNNIILDNPNISKEDVIAAAKKIGINDFIEKLPGGYDYNVKERGVMLSSGQRQLIAFLRAYMSNPSILILDEATSSIDTYSEELLQNAVNIITKNRTSIIIAHRLATIVNADLIVVMDQGNIVETGTHNQLLAKENGAYKNLYESQFASTSSVN, encoded by the coding sequence ATGAAACAAACTAAAACTTCTACCCTAAATAAAGTAATGCAATACGCACAACCCTACAAAAACAAAATGTTTTGGGTTGTTTTAACGGTTATTACATTATCAATTTTTGGAGCCTTACGCCCTTACATGGTTAAAAATGTTGTTGATGTGTATATAGCCAAAAACGATTTAAATGGACTAAATATTTATATTGCGTTAATGACAGCTGTGTTAATTTTAGAAGTAACATCGCAATTCTTTTTTACATACATTGCAAGCTGGTTGGGTCAAAATATTATTAAAGACATACGTACCAATTTGTTTAAAAAAATGCTGAATTTTAAATTGAGTTATTTTGATAATGAACCCGTAGGTAAATTAATAACTCGTAATGTATCTGATATTGAAAATATTGCAAGTATTTTTAGTCAAGGTTTATTTATGATTGTTGGCGATGTACTTAAAATGTTGGTTGTTTTAGGCATAATGCTTTGGATGAATTGGAAATTAACTTTAATTGTTGTGGTTGCAATGCCCGTTTTGGTTTATGCTACTCGAATCTTTCAAAAACACATGAAAGTTGCTTTTGAAGAAGTGCGCTTACAAGTTGCCAATTTAAACACCTTTGTACAAGAGCGTTTAACAGGAATGAAAATTGTGCAATTATTTAATAGAGAACATATTGAGTACGATAATTTTAAAAAAATAAACCAAAAACATAACGATGCATGGCAAAAAAACATATTGTATAACTCTATTTTCTTTCCAATTGCCGATATTGTTTCGTCTGTAACTTTAGGTTGCGTTATTATTTATGGTGGATTTAGCATTGTACAAGGCGACCATTTAACAACAACCGGAGATTTATTTGGTTATACCATGATGATTTCAATGTTGTTTAATCCATTGCGACAAATTGCCGATAAATTTAACGTAATGCAAATGGGTATTGTTGCTGCAGATCGTGTTTTTGAAATATTAGATCGCGATGATTTAATTCAAACACAAGGCAATCAAATTGCACCTGCTTTTAAAGGCGCAATTCAATTTAAAAACGTAAATTTTAGCTATAGTAACGGTAAAAGAGTAATTAACAACTTAAGTTTAAACATAAAACCGGGCCAAACAGTTGCTTTTGTTGGTGCTTCGGGTGCAGGTAAATCTACAATTGCTAATCTTTTGAGTCGATTTTATGATATAGAATCAGGTGAAATTTTAATCGATGAAAATAACGTCAATCATTTTACATTAAGCAGTTTACGTAACCAAATAGCTGTTGTTTTGCAAGATGTTTTTTTGTTTTCAGATTCTATTTTAAACAACATTATTTTAGATAACCCAAACATTAGCAAAGAAGATGTAATTGCTGCCGCAAAAAAAATTGGAATTAACGATTTTATTGAAAAATTACCAGGCGGATACGATTACAATGTAAAAGAACGCGGAGTAATGCTATCATCGGGGCAACGCCAACTTATTGCTTTTTTACGTGCTTATATGAGTAATCCAAGTATTTTAATTTTAGACGAAGCTACTTCGTCAATTGATACCTATTCTGAAGAATTATTACAAAACGCAGTCAACATTATCACAAAAAATCGCACATCTATCATTATAGCTCACCGTTTAGCAACCATTGTAAATGCCGATTTAATTGTGGTTATGGATCAAGGTAATATAGTAGAAACCGGTACACACAATCAATTACTTGCAAAAGAAAACGGAGCATATAAAAATTTGTACGAATCGCAATTTGCTAGTACATCATCAGTAAATTAA
- the truA gene encoding tRNA pseudouridine(38-40) synthase TruA, protein MRYFIKFAYNGTKYHGWQLQPTAISVQEVLTKALNILFNEDFELIGAGRTDAGVHAKIMYAHFDTNCNFDADKMVQKLNSFLPEDVTVLKFFNVNDDAHARFDATSRSYEYHLHTFKNSFLKDLSYYHFKPLDVQKMNEAAQILLQYQDFECFSKTHTDVFTFNCTITQAYWQQNGSQLIFHITANRFLRNMVRAIVGTLINVGLGKISVQDVHQIIQSKNRGNAGFSVPAHGLYLTQVVYPYINETN, encoded by the coding sequence TTGAGATACTTTATAAAGTTTGCATATAACGGTACAAAATATCACGGTTGGCAACTGCAACCTACTGCTATTAGTGTGCAAGAAGTGTTAACAAAAGCTTTAAATATTTTGTTTAACGAAGATTTTGAATTAATTGGTGCAGGACGAACAGATGCAGGAGTACACGCAAAAATTATGTACGCTCATTTTGATACGAATTGCAACTTTGATGCTGATAAAATGGTACAAAAATTAAATTCATTTTTACCTGAAGATGTTACCGTTTTAAAGTTTTTTAATGTTAATGATGATGCGCATGCCCGTTTTGATGCAACATCGCGTTCCTATGAATACCATTTACACACTTTTAAAAACAGCTTTTTAAAAGATTTAAGTTATTATCATTTTAAACCTTTAGATGTACAAAAGATGAACGAAGCCGCTCAGATTTTGTTACAATATCAAGATTTTGAATGCTTTAGTAAAACTCATACCGATGTTTTTACTTTTAATTGCACTATAACACAAGCATACTGGCAACAAAACGGTTCGCAATTAATTTTTCATATAACTGCTAATCGTTTTTTACGCAACATGGTTCGTGCAATTGTAGGAACTTTAATAAATGTAGGTTTAGGAAAAATTTCAGTTCAAGATGTACATCAAATAATTCAAAGTAAAAATCGCGGAAATGCTGGTTTTTCAGTACCGGCACACGGTTTATATTTAACACAAGTGGTTTATCCTTATATAAATGAAACAAACTAA
- a CDS encoding M64 family metallopeptidase yields MKKLFTFVFLCIYATTFAQKFNDYFIDKTLRLDYVFAGNTTNQKAFLSEMVQLNKWHGRTVNLAKTPIQGNGQIKVYAVKTNQLIYVLPFGSLFQEWLTLDDAKEHSKSFENTFLIPFPKEKIKVEVLFFNSENKSKIIASQLIDPEDILIRKNTKPAINYEVIHTAKVKNPIKIALVSEGYTENEMPLFLNYAQQTVVNLFKHNVFNKYKDFFEIVAVKTISTDSGISIPSKNIWLNTAVQSNFDTFYSERYLTTLHTKLLHNQLENVPYQHIIILANTDFYGGGGILNSYSLTTTKNKEFAPVVVHEFGHSFAGLADEYFYEVDVFENKATKNTEPWEKNITSLVDFSAKWKNLVMNETPIPTPNSLSNTTDIGAFEGLTGNGLYIPTLTCRMKINNTKDFCEVCSNAIEEMILFYTTNTQK; encoded by the coding sequence ATGAAAAAGTTATTTACATTTGTTTTTTTGTGTATTTATGCAACTACATTTGCACAGAAATTTAACGATTATTTTATTGATAAAACTTTAAGGTTAGATTATGTTTTTGCTGGCAATACCACAAATCAAAAGGCCTTTTTAAGTGAAATGGTACAGCTTAATAAATGGCATGGCCGCACGGTAAATTTGGCTAAAACACCCATACAAGGTAACGGACAAATTAAAGTTTATGCTGTTAAAACCAATCAATTAATTTATGTTTTGCCTTTTGGCAGTTTGTTTCAAGAATGGTTAACGTTAGATGATGCTAAAGAACATTCAAAAAGTTTTGAAAACACCTTTTTAATACCATTTCCTAAAGAAAAAATAAAAGTTGAAGTACTTTTTTTTAATTCAGAAAATAAATCAAAAATAATAGCTTCGCAATTAATTGATCCAGAAGATATATTAATTAGAAAAAATACCAAACCAGCTATAAATTATGAAGTTATTCATACTGCTAAAGTAAAAAATCCTATAAAAATTGCTTTAGTTTCCGAAGGTTATACGGAAAATGAAATGCCTTTGTTTTTAAATTATGCCCAACAAACAGTTGTTAATTTATTTAAGCATAACGTTTTTAATAAGTATAAAGATTTTTTTGAAATAGTTGCTGTAAAAACCATTTCAACCGATTCGGGTATAAGCATACCTTCCAAAAATATTTGGTTAAACACTGCGGTTCAATCTAATTTTGATACCTTTTATTCTGAACGTTATTTAACAACTTTGCATACCAAATTATTGCATAATCAATTAGAAAATGTTCCGTATCAACACATTATTATTTTAGCTAATACCGATTTTTATGGGGGTGGTGGCATTTTAAATTCATACAGCTTAACAACGACAAAAAATAAAGAGTTTGCACCAGTTGTTGTTCATGAATTTGGACACAGTTTTGCTGGTTTGGCCGATGAATATTTTTATGAAGTAGATGTTTTTGAAAATAAAGCTACTAAAAATACAGAACCTTGGGAAAAAAACATTACTTCGTTGGTTGATTTTTCAGCAAAATGGAAAAATTTAGTAATGAACGAAACTCCTATTCCAACGCCTAATTCATTAAGTAATACTACTGATATAGGAGCTTTTGAAGGATTAACAGGTAACGGATTGTACATACCTACCTTAACATGCCGTATGAAAATAAACAACACTAAAGATTTTTGTGAAGTTTGCAGCAATGCAATTGAAGAAATGATTTTATTTTACACGACCAACACTCAAAAATAA
- a CDS encoding metallophosphoesterase family protein, with protein sequence MKKILLLSDTHSYIDDRILHYAQQADEVWHAGDIGDLKVTTSLKKLKPLQAVYGNIDDANARLEFPLDAVFNCEGVKVWITHIGGYPGKYSTRIKEGFLKYKPDLFICGHSHILKVQFDKQFNCLTLNPGAAGIYGFHQMRTMLRFEIENSKIKNLEVIELGKR encoded by the coding sequence ATGAAAAAAATTTTATTGCTTTCTGATACACACAGCTATATTGACGATAGAATTTTGCATTATGCACAACAAGCCGATGAAGTTTGGCATGCAGGTGATATTGGCGATTTAAAAGTAACTACTAGTTTAAAAAAATTAAAGCCTTTACAAGCTGTTTATGGAAATATCGACGATGCAAATGCTCGTTTAGAATTTCCCTTAGATGCTGTTTTTAATTGTGAAGGCGTAAAAGTATGGATAACTCATATTGGTGGTTATCCTGGTAAATATTCTACAAGAATTAAAGAAGGATTTTTAAAATATAAACCCGATTTGTTTATTTGCGGACATTCACATATTTTAAAAGTTCAGTTCGATAAACAGTTTAATTGTTTGACTTTAAATCCTGGTGCTGCAGGTATTTACGGATTTCATCAAATGCGTACCATGTTGCGTTTTGAAATTGAAAACAGTAAAATTAAAAATTTAGAAGTAATAGAATTAGGTAAACGATAA
- a CDS encoding bestrophin family protein — MKVYNAKDWIGFIFKVHKSDTIHQLWPSILLMGFLSWLVAYLELDYFNLSQNSTLKNTSILHTVIGFVLSLLLVFRTNTAYERWWEGRKMWGKLVNDSRNLSVKLNAILPEDDRVSRIFFSNKIKLFAKVLHTHLTSESTKYMLDEEEHPEYDEILKTQHPPTKVVSRMYVMLQKLSNEKQISFEDKLIIDQNLNGLLDVAGACERIKNTPIPMAYAAFIKKFIFVYVVTLPIGYVFSTGYFIVPLVMIIFYVLLSIEFIAEEIEDPFNGGANDLPTAKIAQNIGKYASNVLLNNN, encoded by the coding sequence ATGAAAGTATATAACGCAAAAGATTGGATTGGTTTTATTTTTAAAGTACACAAATCTGACACCATTCATCAACTATGGCCCTCAATTTTGTTAATGGGTTTTTTGTCGTGGCTAGTTGCTTATTTAGAACTTGATTATTTTAATTTAAGTCAAAATTCTACTTTAAAAAACACATCAATTTTACATACTGTTATTGGTTTTGTATTATCACTTTTATTGGTGTTTAGAACAAATACAGCTTATGAAAGGTGGTGGGAAGGTAGAAAAATGTGGGGTAAATTGGTGAACGATTCAAGAAATCTATCGGTTAAATTAAATGCCATTTTACCTGAAGATGATCGGGTGTCTCGTATTTTTTTTAGTAATAAAATTAAACTTTTTGCTAAAGTTTTACACACGCACTTAACAAGCGAATCTACTAAATACATGCTTGATGAAGAAGAACATCCTGAGTACGACGAAATTTTAAAAACACAACATCCACCAACAAAAGTAGTAAGTAGAATGTATGTTATGCTTCAAAAATTATCAAATGAAAAGCAAATAAGTTTTGAAGATAAATTAATTATCGACCAAAATTTAAATGGTTTATTAGATGTTGCCGGTGCTTGCGAACGCATAAAAAACACTCCGATACCAATGGCTTACGCGGCATTTATTAAAAAATTTATTTTTGTATATGTAGTTACTTTACCCATTGGATATGTTTTTTCAACCGGATATTTTATAGTGCCATTGGTAATGATTATTTTTTATGTTTTGTTGAGTATTGAATTTATTGCTGAAGAAATTGAAGATCCTTTTAACGGTGGTGCCAATGATTTACCAACTGCTAAAATTGCCCAAAATATAGGCAAATACGCATCAAACGTTTTATTGAATAATAATTAA
- a CDS encoding DUF2461 domain-containing protein: MFNNAFHFLNNLKENNNRDWFADNKSTFETAKNDALKSFNEIYNDLSSANDTLEPLKVFRIYRDVRFSHDKSPYKTHFSMYFGRLKPNYRGGYYLHIEPGDKSFIGVGFFDPNKEDLLRIRKEIELDDELQIILNTKELKQFFPKLEGDELKTAPKGFDKTHQRIDLLRKKQFLLMHKLTDKEVLNAAFNKKVVTAFKAAQPFIDYMTDVLTTNLNGEKE; the protein is encoded by the coding sequence ATGTTTAATAACGCATTTCATTTTCTAAATAATTTAAAAGAAAATAACAACCGCGATTGGTTTGCCGATAATAAATCAACTTTTGAAACCGCAAAAAATGATGCTTTAAAAAGTTTTAATGAAATTTATAACGATTTAAGCAGTGCCAACGATACTTTAGAACCTTTAAAAGTATTTAGAATTTACCGCGATGTACGTTTTTCACATGATAAATCGCCATATAAAACACATTTTTCAATGTATTTTGGTAGATTAAAACCAAATTATCGTGGCGGTTATTATTTACATATTGAACCTGGAGATAAGTCTTTTATTGGTGTTGGTTTTTTTGATCCGAATAAAGAAGATTTATTGCGAATTAGAAAAGAAATTGAACTTGACGATGAATTACAAATTATTTTAAACACAAAGGAGCTTAAACAGTTTTTTCCAAAATTAGAAGGCGATGAGTTAAAAACAGCTCCAAAAGGTTTTGATAAAACCCACCAACGTATTGATTTATTAAGAAAAAAGCAATTTTTGCTAATGCACAAACTTACCGATAAAGAAGTTTTAAATGCTGCATTTAATAAAAAAGTAGTTACTGCTTTTAAAGCAGCACAACCTTTTATTGATTATATGACCGATGTTTTAACTACTAATTTAAACGGAGAAAAAGAATAG
- a CDS encoding potassium channel family protein, producing the protein MKRYVNRLQSYWLNDVSFVTLLIMLICAVFILPIVMEYSTHGVLLFNVLLLSVFLTGAFSTSNKWLVFLSISLFSFHLFLRVIRFGDNPYSFYILENIIAIANTLLFIIINLQLLFRDQSINAYRIIGAINVYLLIALMGALVLEVIHAIVGSSIAGNVQLQGNDIDYIHFMYFSLSSLTTVGFGDIYPVNVVTKMLVTFLSVMGILFPAVVISRFVGMATNKSK; encoded by the coding sequence ATGAAAAGATACGTAAATAGGTTACAATCGTACTGGTTAAACGATGTAAGTTTTGTAACCTTATTAATAATGTTAATTTGTGCAGTTTTTATTTTACCAATAGTAATGGAATACAGCACCCATGGTGTTTTGCTTTTTAATGTTTTACTTTTAAGTGTTTTTTTAACTGGTGCATTTTCTACTTCAAACAAATGGTTGGTTTTTTTAAGCATCTCTTTATTTAGTTTCCATTTATTTTTAAGGGTAATTCGATTTGGTGACAACCCCTACTCCTTTTATATTTTAGAAAACATTATAGCTATTGCTAACACTTTACTTTTTATTATTATAAACCTTCAACTTTTGTTTCGGGATCAAAGTATTAATGCATACCGAATAATTGGCGCCATTAATGTGTATTTGCTTATTGCTTTAATGGGAGCTTTGGTTTTAGAAGTTATCCACGCAATAGTAGGTTCGTCAATTGCCGGAAACGTGCAATTACAAGGAAACGATATTGATTATATTCACTTTATGTACTTTAGTCTTTCATCACTTACAACAGTTGGTTTTGGCGATATTTACCCTGTAAATGTAGTTACTAAAATGTTAGTTACTTTTTTATCGGTTATGGGAATTTTATTTCCGGCTGTTGTAATATCGCGCTTTGTTGGTATGGCAACTAACAAATCTAAATAA
- the pepT gene encoding peptidase T codes for MENKQHIIDRFISYVTVDTESDPNSETTPSTKKQWDLANKLVEELKQIGMEDVTIDENAYIMATLPSNVTHEVPTIGFVSHFDTSPDFTGANVKPQIVENYDGGDILLNKEQNIVLSPKYFDDLLQYKGQTIITTDGTTLLGADDKAGICEIVSAMEYLIQHPEIKHGKIRVGFTPDEEIGRGAHKFNVEQFAADWAYTMDGSQIGELEYENFNAAGVKLIFKGKSVHPGYAKGKMINSMLLANKFISKLPSKEVPEKTTGYEGFFHVNDIHGSIEATEVHMIIRDHSMKKFKKRKKLIEKMVEKFNNKYAEKFGEDIVTCEIKDQYYNMKEKVQPVMHIVDIAEQAMKELNIKPIIKPIRGGTDGSQLSYMGLPCPNIFAGGHNFHGKYEYVPVESILKATQVIVKIAEITANKAN; via the coding sequence ATGGAAAATAAACAACATATTATTGATCGATTTATAAGTTATGTAACTGTTGATACTGAATCGGATCCAAATTCAGAAACCACTCCTTCTACCAAAAAGCAATGGGATTTAGCTAATAAATTAGTTGAAGAGTTAAAGCAAATTGGTATGGAAGATGTTACAATTGACGAAAATGCCTATATAATGGCTACTTTACCAAGTAATGTAACACATGAAGTACCAACTATTGGTTTCGTATCGCATTTTGATACATCGCCCGATTTTACTGGTGCCAATGTAAAACCACAAATTGTTGAAAATTATGATGGTGGCGATATTCTTTTAAATAAAGAACAAAACATTGTTTTATCGCCTAAATATTTCGACGATTTATTACAATACAAAGGGCAAACTATTATAACAACCGATGGAACTACTCTTTTAGGTGCCGATGATAAAGCAGGTATTTGCGAAATTGTATCGGCAATGGAGTATTTAATTCAACATCCCGAAATTAAACACGGAAAAATACGCGTGGGCTTTACACCAGATGAAGAAATTGGTCGTGGTGCTCATAAATTCAACGTTGAACAATTTGCTGCTGATTGGGCTTATACCATGGATGGCAGTCAGATTGGTGAATTAGAGTATGAAAACTTTAATGCAGCGGGCGTTAAATTAATTTTTAAAGGCAAAAGCGTACACCCTGGTTATGCAAAAGGCAAAATGATTAATTCAATGCTTTTGGCTAACAAATTTATATCTAAACTACCAAGTAAAGAAGTTCCAGAAAAAACAACGGGATACGAAGGTTTTTTCCATGTAAATGATATTCACGGTTCTATTGAAGCTACCGAAGTACACATGATTATACGTGATCACAGTATGAAAAAATTCAAAAAACGTAAGAAGTTAATTGAAAAAATGGTAGAAAAATTCAATAATAAATATGCTGAAAAATTTGGCGAAGACATTGTTACTTGCGAAATTAAAGATCAGTACTATAATATGAAAGAAAAAGTACAACCTGTGATGCATATAGTTGATATTGCCGAGCAAGCCATGAAAGAATTAAATATTAAACCTATTATTAAACCAATTCGTGGTGGTACCGATGGATCACAGTTGTCGTATATGGGTTTACCTTGTCCTAATATTTTTGCAGGCGGTCATAATTTTCATGGAAAATACGAATATGTTCCAGTTGAAAGTATTTTAAAAGCAACACAAGTTATTGTTAAAATTGCAGAAATTACAGCAAATAAAGCAAACTAA
- a CDS encoding DUF4258 domain-containing protein has product MKFSQRFAYYLLGFLIGGIIVFYFFDAKDTDFCYLPNCRVLKDLRSKPITISDKAQASFDKSLVNMNDIKMCLTHGDVDFDKSNVLEENGKLYIVNGQNTKNEPITVEMINYSEKVHIKDVYLTKK; this is encoded by the coding sequence ATGAAATTTTCACAGCGTTTTGCTTATTACTTATTAGGATTTTTAATTGGTGGTATTATTGTATTTTACTTTTTTGATGCAAAAGATACCGATTTTTGCTACCTACCAAATTGTAGAGTTTTAAAAGATTTACGTTCTAAACCCATAACGATATCAGATAAAGCACAAGCAAGTTTTGATAAATCGTTGGTAAATATGAACGATATTAAAATGTGCTTAACACACGGTGATGTTGATTTTGATAAAAGCAATGTTTTAGAAGAAAACGGTAAATTATACATAGTAAATGGGCAAAATACTAAAAACGAACCCATTACAGTTGAAATGATAAATTATAGTGAAAAAGTGCATATTAAAGACGTTTATTTAACCAAAAAATAA
- a CDS encoding alanine dehydrogenase — protein MDTLSPFSKSELIPQEEKLEIRKKRGQLFIGIPKEDFRIEKRVCLTPESVNMLVKAGHKILIEAGAGLEASYDDKKYSEAGAIITHDKEKVFACPIILKVEPPTIDEIKLMKPKTYLFSALQLKTQKKEYFAALEKKKITALCFEFIKDKFNAYPFLDSISEIAGIASIQIAADYMCRMNGGKGLLFGNIAGVPPTEVVIIGAGLVAEAAIRTSLALGANVKVFDNNIHKLKRLQKTLPTQVFTSTIQEKVLTKALMRCDVAIGAVKGCNRSPILVTEEMVQRMKPGAVVIDVCIDNGGCFETSEVTTHEKPTQIKYGVIHYGVPNITAKYSKTASLAISNILSPYLLDLCENGSIDDAVSYDNSIRSGIYMYKGILVNEAISKWFNLNYKDINLILL, from the coding sequence ATGGATACTTTAAGCCCTTTTTCAAAATCGGAATTAATTCCACAAGAAGAAAAGTTAGAAATTCGCAAAAAACGCGGACAACTTTTTATTGGCATACCTAAAGAAGATTTTAGAATAGAAAAAAGGGTTTGTTTAACACCCGAATCGGTCAACATGCTTGTAAAAGCAGGCCATAAAATATTGATAGAAGCAGGTGCAGGTTTAGAAGCAAGTTACGACGATAAAAAGTACAGTGAAGCAGGTGCTATTATTACACATGATAAAGAAAAAGTATTTGCATGCCCTATTATTTTAAAGGTAGAACCACCAACCATTGACGAAATTAAGTTAATGAAACCTAAAACTTATCTATTTTCGGCATTGCAATTAAAAACTCAAAAAAAGGAATATTTTGCAGCGTTAGAAAAAAAGAAAATTACTGCATTATGTTTTGAATTCATTAAAGATAAATTTAACGCCTACCCTTTTTTAGATTCTATAAGTGAAATTGCTGGTATAGCTTCTATACAAATAGCTGCAGATTATATGTGCAGAATGAACGGCGGTAAAGGTTTACTTTTTGGGAATATTGCAGGTGTACCACCAACCGAAGTTGTAATTATTGGCGCGGGTTTGGTTGCCGAAGCAGCTATTAGAACATCGCTAGCATTAGGTGCCAACGTAAAAGTATTCGACAATAATATTCATAAACTTAAACGTTTACAAAAAACACTACCAACACAAGTTTTTACATCAACCATACAAGAAAAAGTACTTACAAAAGCTTTAATGCGTTGCGATGTAGCCATTGGCGCCGTTAAAGGTTGTAACCGTTCGCCCATTTTAGTAACCGAAGAAATGGTACAACGTATGAAACCAGGTGCTGTAGTAATTGATGTTTGTATTGATAATGGTGGATGCTTTGAAACGTCTGAGGTAACAACACACGAAAAACCTACCCAAATTAAATACGGTGTTATACATTACGGAGTACCAAATATTACTGCAAAATATTCTAAAACCGCGTCGTTAGCCATAAGTAATATTTTATCGCCTTACCTTTTAGATCTTTGTGAAAACGGATCAATAGACGATGCGGTAAGCTACGATAACTCTATTCGTTCAGGTATTTATATGTACAAAGGTATTTTGGTAAACGAAGCAATTAGTAAATGGTTCAACTTAAATTATAAAGACATTAATTTAATACTGTTATAA